One Prolixibacteraceae bacterium DNA segment encodes these proteins:
- a CDS encoding T9SS type A sorting domain-containing protein — protein MKQNLLLFLTLWCMLCSALTSRAQVPAFSTNPTCLDVDYANDKLTIDVRAVSNVGDDEVLDYLALYCDGKQILKLRHFGDMEYYETNPLFKYNRVTYIDAYGGGKLGYNEQRGFFLLQKGDQWASSKLDWESVGFTSRNVEGKSGDGKSNDEINIKISLPKSFIPKEWRGKKKSFSVSWRWLEYDSNGINEYIYTPSKGGANKETKNISFPSFEHPYPAVQSEEDIVDNFIEKESISEDGKNLLFDILVLNKNIENSNTNDVVLQNTKVVVDEHELFKLSKTKTYTKGLTFKNNISSNAKEVYVNTKIGFLEDSCTFKLSSGNSEVKIVKVEKQVVDPYLDRLRVTVSVPISSLDNNIRGKESTIKAISKIQRYDTKWYDNELLYKDVDVENTNYYIPHNVDLFKDLTYSLNKDKGEIVINLFEKDSLNSSMYAQYADMTISLGLNNKMKEFKINTSQKNDTIKIRRIIENHRTRLSATIAYIDTTWWGKDIDLHIKGNFQYKVKENSAGSFQVDHMIHGFHIAPLKLYVHNIQAYRNCATGNNDIFIGWGNVEANNGAINVDITQIDKDDKPIEEEVTNISDANYTKSTILKGVSFNSDNEAYFKIDFKLKQNATSPPYIVSFKKTVKMVFDPKIWGVDKYFEASKGSSRENVRLSWRYDKSSIKNFQIVRINPTNNNEKKTFDLIDSNARSFVDNTAQPGTFYKYLIFGLSACNDMTDTLSSIGYRSVKGYISGTLSYDSGAPVENVSVLVTQESKLISYGLKRVASSNVGENPSVNTEELSEEENGSLFSTNFNASNFTLSPEDNTENINEEKGINSFSVGMWYKVSSYSNNTIHFFGFSTENSENIFSLNYKDGFKCIIGSQKNSVDIISNSSLSLVTGEYKQLFFVYDASIKTSSIYQDGVKVASLEKELTIPSYYRSIHASFADNIEGVDEVSVWKKAISEDWIHQNYNRYLIGNEESLIAYYPFSEGVASINGEITLEQAYDYSYHNSVYNSQHGVLGNEAAFSGHGPSPTVLNYKGVSDKYGNYSIVFPFTNQSERITLTPSFGNHIFTPSQKNVFISSSNIVANGQDFIDKSSFQFKGRILYGQSQKMNIENMFIGSINNVDKDITKQSENLYNSYLWGEHVYSKGEYLYDASQRQLKEYTYKVPVKGVNIYVDSKMAVDKNGNPIKSDEKGCFNITVPAGEHYITVGKSKHHFIHQGRFPAATEDNPYKRYDFQSDFINPITFIDTTTVTVIGRVVGGTTEGNKRLGFGQDRYAVDDKKKSELKRVHETSINNIGEAIVKFTLLNDGDINKKFTQWIQTNSTTGEYSLSMFPENYVEDAVYMKSMVDEELQNSTYPDGYTPFEGTSFNKMLNLTSSLVPTIDVDTLFEVNGNVYRIDSVVYNASRNFVYQSTPQLDVFPTNGDIWGLNRVSYSKLATEAGESDIEKDTLTTNFKYPVYRYKDNSSFSVRVFDKYYLPNESPKEQKESINPYRQGKLVVHNTIAESRKDETKNVTKDVTTFSFVVGAPNFKSPYTRTIGIKFLMNDVELNSWGYDTSKSIIEEPEGKVVWKGIVLGAKSTEGSSVLTAGPEIPTMILRDPPGSNSYATLEKGTTFTSETSFSAGYSSETSSTLTISLGPDAKIPFLGTEIDITDDIEMGLTTALSINSSGSFSSSYTLNKTWTTNDDPAYVGAQGDLYIGESYNLLLGKSTALQFIDSATEGEDPKLELKSRASFNVNKSGTTNFIYSQFYLLESLIPTYHKYANGTLELPKDDTPSEKYNVVEKRDAAWYGEQATLWEDIIKRNEEDKYLASKGDLYKRTKNSIKDQIAAIKKDLQKLNDDKKDESKDCKEIDEEIRKLENKKRNLEDRMDRLRKGSKDNISFDAGVGSYEAAKTVSTMTNASIETSISLSASASTTLGLKVGGVGSNLKINTTNSLSASYSDSNGHEETRTISYVLKDSDQGDNFSVDVHDSADGNGPIFILNGGTSKCPYEQAYKTHFFKKDGEFVTIGKGTWARESVKLSYDPKDDKNQTLSLNDIPTNMVKSIPIYMINDNPAGAEGDYCIEIEQGSNPHGLIVKMDGSKIGRTFSMDANEWLMKTITVERGEGEIFDYDDVKIVLHSICQYGNTNQEDIASVISLSVHFQEACSDVSMVAPANNWIVNSHNKDGLQIKLGDFDATLSKFQKFVLQYRQGLNGEWMNIHTFFKNQELLEGAKLSNGMGSVIPEGASTLEYTWPIQNSERAEGNYQLRTLSYCENNISNSSEVLDGVKKMKVPVVFGTPQPSDGILSIGESMMVSYTDDVVNGSLHATMYGMLNNTMSTAEQFHAVSLQFNGPEVMSISNPHLKDGFAMEFWIKTNQDVDGGTIILQGNQDSFDQKVSLNSDNCVEWKLRDPSKKGDDAFVVITAKEPCSKSSFKRYALVYDNKLREMRLYVDGKLDVRQESINIQYDSDRNIALGEGLKAQLHHLRLWSEPIDEVSLVETNYKTLNSSTNHLYAAYPMDEASGVVAHDIVNNNHASVTDNWSLAQQGYSWKFDGSHALSMDLTEDILTTKDNFTLEFWFKGEAQSATLFNLINERTGDRRSDWEIQSKIDGTLHFFYNDKDYPISTTPLLNNQWHHLAMTLDRANQLKFIIDGEVRYSNSEVSDMGIFFGPTASWGGKRSMNDDFTYQTNHFFTGNMDEIRLWRGARNVEQIRAFSFLRMNMKTPGLIMYYPFEKISTAVGATINPSLSSGLLNDPILKNNGSDSFDHYDVPKIILNSPKQSIDCDCTVRENKVVVTPPEGVSLLKLQNQTFEMFLDGVYDKYGNQASPTYWTVHYDINSLKWNIDNDNIETTRGEAYSVKYKIINRGATKYSFTIDNIPSYITVSPSSGTVAANSSKEVTVSISEDANIGISEEELFVVGEDGMRDAIKLNVNIKEKAPEWNVNVKDYEFSMNIVGNIIINGVTSRNVNDKVAVFVGNQCRGVGEMTYNKELDSYLVFMTVYSNMTDDMKEPIHLLLWNASEGRIMDDISPMDMIFEINAVKGSAKNPIPLEATDIYQNRYEFAAGWNWMSVNLLEGNTSDIQEIFKDATLNVNNQIKGQASLLQYNEEHRWEGNISFLDADKMYMVKLNNPATVTIKGKPVSIDKSIALKNGWNWIGYYPSYNLPINNALENYVANTSDVIKTQDQFAIYEEGLGWIGTLKTMRPNRGYKLKCLGDDARLKYPRRSYSHNALHKSAMISKDSEMSLGFGMPWTWSFNKHDYSSNMNVIAVVDGQKMIQKGVHLGAFVQDKCVGVAEGVRVGLLSDTYYFMTIMGDITPEIVEFRMIDGITGENYVAKEKVTFSNNQVLGNISEPVTLHMKIDNKDKNIQDNSLREDALRCYPNPLRSVSNIEYTVYESGSIMLRVVDMQGRVVSTLLERNNDSGKYHLEWDGKDANGESLPSGVYILQYLEGGSTKDMETIHIIR, from the coding sequence ATGAAACAAAATCTACTATTATTTTTAACCCTATGGTGTATGCTCTGTAGTGCATTAACATCGAGAGCACAGGTCCCTGCATTCTCTACAAATCCCACTTGTTTGGATGTTGATTATGCGAATGATAAATTAACAATAGATGTACGTGCGGTGAGTAATGTGGGAGACGACGAAGTGTTAGACTATCTAGCACTCTATTGTGATGGAAAGCAAATACTTAAGCTTCGTCATTTTGGTGACATGGAATACTATGAAACTAATCCTCTATTTAAGTATAATAGAGTTACATATATAGATGCTTACGGTGGAGGTAAATTGGGCTATAATGAACAACGAGGATTTTTTCTTCTTCAGAAAGGAGACCAATGGGCTTCATCTAAATTAGATTGGGAATCAGTGGGCTTTACCTCTAGAAATGTAGAAGGCAAATCTGGAGATGGAAAATCCAATGATGAGATTAATATAAAAATATCCCTGCCTAAAAGCTTCATTCCTAAAGAATGGAGAGGTAAAAAGAAATCGTTTTCTGTCTCTTGGCGTTGGTTGGAGTATGATTCGAACGGAATCAATGAATATATTTATACACCAAGTAAAGGAGGTGCAAATAAAGAGACTAAAAACATCTCTTTTCCATCCTTCGAACATCCATACCCCGCCGTCCAAAGTGAAGAGGATATTGTGGACAACTTTATTGAGAAAGAGAGCATCTCTGAAGATGGGAAAAATTTGCTTTTTGATATCCTTGTTTTAAATAAAAACATAGAAAATAGCAACACGAATGATGTTGTGCTACAGAACACTAAAGTTGTAGTAGATGAACATGAATTGTTTAAACTCTCTAAGACCAAAACATACACAAAAGGACTGACTTTCAAGAACAATATCTCTTCCAATGCGAAAGAAGTATATGTAAATACCAAGATTGGATTCCTGGAAGACAGTTGTACATTCAAACTTTCAAGTGGAAATTCTGAGGTAAAGATAGTAAAAGTCGAGAAGCAAGTAGTTGATCCGTATCTAGATCGTTTGAGAGTTACAGTATCTGTACCCATATCATCGCTTGATAATAATATACGAGGTAAAGAATCGACCATTAAAGCAATTTCTAAGATTCAAAGATATGATACAAAATGGTACGACAATGAACTTCTTTACAAAGATGTAGACGTAGAGAACACCAACTATTATATTCCTCATAATGTGGACCTATTCAAAGATTTGACATACTCTTTAAATAAGGATAAAGGAGAGATTGTGATCAACTTATTTGAAAAAGACTCCTTAAACTCAAGCATGTATGCTCAATATGCTGATATGACAATCTCTTTAGGTCTCAATAATAAGATGAAGGAGTTCAAGATAAATACATCCCAAAAGAATGATACGATTAAGATTAGACGAATCATAGAAAACCATAGAACTAGACTTTCCGCAACGATAGCTTATATAGATACCACATGGTGGGGTAAAGATATAGATCTCCATATAAAAGGAAATTTTCAGTATAAAGTGAAAGAAAATTCGGCGGGGTCTTTTCAAGTAGATCACATGATTCATGGTTTTCATATTGCTCCATTAAAACTATATGTTCACAATATTCAAGCATATCGCAACTGTGCTACAGGAAACAACGATATTTTCATCGGATGGGGTAATGTTGAAGCCAATAACGGAGCTATAAATGTTGATATTACACAGATAGACAAAGATGACAAACCTATAGAAGAGGAAGTTACGAACATTTCGGATGCGAATTACACTAAATCAACCATATTAAAGGGGGTCTCTTTTAATAGCGACAATGAAGCATATTTTAAAATTGATTTTAAATTAAAACAGAATGCAACATCTCCTCCATATATTGTTTCGTTCAAGAAGACTGTAAAGATGGTTTTTGATCCTAAAATTTGGGGAGTGGACAAATACTTTGAAGCATCTAAAGGGAGTAGTAGAGAGAATGTAAGACTTTCTTGGAGATATGATAAGAGCTCTATCAAAAACTTTCAAATTGTACGTATTAACCCTACAAACAATAACGAAAAGAAAACTTTTGATTTAATAGATAGCAATGCTCGTAGCTTTGTAGATAATACTGCCCAACCAGGAACGTTTTATAAATATCTGATCTTTGGTCTATCTGCTTGTAATGATATGACAGACACGCTTTCTTCGATTGGATATAGATCTGTGAAAGGCTATATTTCAGGTACATTATCTTATGACTCTGGTGCACCGGTTGAAAATGTAAGTGTTTTGGTGACACAAGAATCTAAGCTTATCTCTTATGGATTGAAAAGAGTGGCTTCATCAAATGTTGGAGAGAATCCATCTGTAAATACAGAAGAGCTGTCAGAAGAAGAGAATGGCTCCCTTTTTTCAACCAATTTTAATGCTTCAAATTTCACTTTATCTCCTGAAGATAATACAGAGAATATTAATGAGGAAAAAGGGATAAATAGTTTTTCTGTCGGAATGTGGTATAAGGTTTCTAGTTATTCTAATAATACGATACACTTCTTTGGATTCTCAACAGAAAATTCTGAGAATATCTTTTCATTGAACTATAAAGATGGATTTAAATGTATTATTGGAAGTCAAAAGAATTCAGTCGATATTATTTCCAATAGTTCTCTCTCTCTAGTTACAGGAGAATACAAACAACTGTTTTTTGTATATGATGCCTCGATCAAAACATCATCTATCTATCAGGATGGTGTAAAAGTTGCTAGTCTCGAAAAAGAATTGACAATCCCAAGTTACTATCGCTCTATTCATGCCTCTTTTGCGGACAATATTGAAGGGGTTGATGAAGTTTCGGTTTGGAAAAAAGCGATATCTGAAGATTGGATACATCAAAACTACAATAGATATCTTATTGGCAACGAAGAGAGTCTTATAGCATATTATCCTTTTAGCGAAGGGGTTGCATCTATAAATGGTGAAATAACATTGGAACAAGCATATGACTATTCATATCATAATAGTGTATATAATTCGCAACATGGAGTACTTGGTAATGAAGCAGCATTTAGTGGTCATGGCCCCTCTCCAACAGTATTAAACTATAAAGGAGTTTCTGATAAATATGGTAACTATTCGATTGTATTTCCTTTCACAAATCAAAGTGAAAGAATTACACTTACTCCAAGTTTCGGCAACCATATATTTACTCCATCACAAAAAAATGTCTTTATTTCAAGTTCTAATATTGTTGCCAATGGTCAAGACTTCATTGATAAAAGCTCTTTTCAATTTAAAGGAAGGATCCTTTATGGTCAAAGTCAAAAGATGAACATTGAGAATATGTTTATTGGTTCGATTAATAATGTCGACAAAGATATCACGAAACAGAGTGAGAACTTATACAATAGTTATCTGTGGGGTGAACATGTATACAGTAAGGGAGAATATCTATATGATGCTTCACAAAGACAACTAAAAGAGTATACTTACAAGGTTCCGGTGAAAGGTGTAAATATCTATGTGGATAGTAAAATGGCTGTAGATAAAAATGGAAATCCTATTAAAAGTGATGAAAAGGGATGTTTTAATATTACAGTACCTGCAGGAGAACATTATATCACAGTAGGAAAATCGAAACATCATTTCATCCATCAAGGACGTTTTCCTGCTGCGACAGAGGATAATCCATATAAAAGATATGATTTTCAATCTGATTTTATCAATCCAATCACCTTTATCGATACCACTACTGTTACAGTAATTGGTCGTGTTGTTGGTGGAACTACTGAAGGTAATAAACGCCTTGGTTTTGGGCAAGATAGATATGCCGTAGATGACAAAAAGAAGAGTGAACTAAAGAGAGTTCATGAAACTTCAATTAACAATATTGGGGAGGCGATAGTAAAGTTCACACTTTTGAATGATGGAGATATTAATAAAAAGTTTACACAATGGATTCAGACCAATAGTACTACAGGAGAATATTCTCTCTCCATGTTTCCTGAAAACTATGTAGAGGATGCTGTTTACATGAAAAGTATGGTAGATGAGGAGTTGCAAAATTCTACTTATCCTGACGGGTATACTCCTTTTGAAGGAACATCTTTCAACAAAATGTTAAACCTTACTTCAAGCCTTGTACCTACAATCGACGTGGATACTTTATTTGAGGTTAATGGCAATGTGTATCGAATTGATAGCGTAGTGTACAATGCGTCTCGTAATTTTGTGTACCAAAGTACACCTCAACTAGATGTTTTTCCTACCAATGGAGATATATGGGGCTTGAATAGAGTATCATATAGTAAACTAGCCACAGAAGCGGGAGAATCTGATATTGAAAAAGATACACTAACCACTAATTTTAAATATCCTGTATATAGATATAAAGATAACAGCTCCTTCAGTGTACGAGTCTTTGATAAATATTATTTACCAAATGAATCGCCAAAGGAACAAAAAGAGAGCATTAATCCATATCGTCAAGGAAAATTAGTTGTACATAATACAATTGCTGAATCGAGAAAAGATGAAACAAAAAATGTAACCAAGGATGTCACCACATTCTCATTTGTTGTTGGAGCGCCAAACTTCAAATCTCCTTATACTAGGACAATAGGTATTAAGTTTCTTATGAATGATGTTGAGCTAAATTCATGGGGATACGATACATCGAAGTCGATCATTGAGGAGCCAGAAGGGAAGGTCGTATGGAAAGGTATTGTTCTTGGAGCGAAATCTACTGAAGGCTCTAGTGTACTGACAGCAGGACCAGAAATTCCAACCATGATTTTAAGAGATCCTCCTGGATCCAATTCATATGCTACTCTTGAGAAGGGAACAACCTTTACTTCAGAAACCTCTTTTTCTGCTGGCTATAGCAGTGAAACAAGTAGTACGTTAACGATCTCTTTAGGTCCTGATGCTAAAATTCCTTTTCTTGGAACTGAAATTGATATTACGGATGATATTGAGATGGGATTAACGACTGCTTTGAGTATTAACTCTTCTGGTTCGTTCTCATCTTCTTATACATTGAATAAAACTTGGACTACCAATGACGACCCTGCATATGTGGGGGCTCAAGGAGACCTGTATATTGGTGAATCTTACAACCTTTTGTTGGGCAAGAGTACCGCGTTACAGTTCATAGATAGTGCTACCGAAGGAGAGGATCCTAAATTAGAGTTAAAATCAAGAGCCTCTTTCAATGTAAATAAGTCAGGGACGACCAATTTTATCTATTCGCAGTTTTATCTTTTAGAATCTCTGATACCTACCTACCATAAGTATGCCAATGGTACGCTTGAACTGCCAAAAGATGATACCCCATCAGAAAAGTATAATGTGGTAGAGAAACGAGATGCTGCATGGTATGGGGAGCAGGCAACTCTATGGGAGGATATCATAAAGAGAAATGAGGAAGACAAATATCTTGCAAGTAAAGGAGATTTGTATAAAAGAACGAAGAATAGCATTAAAGATCAAATTGCAGCTATTAAAAAAGATTTGCAAAAGTTGAACGATGATAAAAAAGATGAATCTAAAGATTGTAAAGAGATTGATGAAGAGATAAGAAAGCTTGAGAACAAAAAGAGAAATTTGGAGGATAGAATGGATCGTCTTCGTAAAGGAAGCAAAGATAACATTTCATTTGATGCTGGCGTTGGAAGTTATGAAGCAGCCAAGACTGTCTCCACAATGACCAATGCCTCGATAGAGACATCTATCTCTTTGTCGGCATCTGCTTCAACAACCTTAGGCCTAAAAGTAGGCGGTGTGGGTTCTAATCTTAAAATCAACACAACAAACTCATTATCCGCATCATATAGTGATTCGAATGGACATGAGGAGACCCGAACAATATCGTATGTATTGAAAGATTCCGACCAGGGAGATAATTTTAGTGTGGATGTACATGATAGTGCAGATGGCAATGGACCTATTTTCATTCTTAATGGAGGAACTTCAAAATGCCCATATGAACAAGCATATAAAACTCACTTCTTCAAAAAAGATGGTGAATTTGTAACTATTGGTAAAGGAACATGGGCAAGAGAAAGCGTCAAGCTTTCATACGATCCCAAAGACGATAAGAATCAAACTCTCTCTTTGAATGACATACCTACCAATATGGTTAAATCTATTCCGATCTATATGATTAACGACAACCCAGCTGGAGCTGAGGGGGATTATTGTATTGAAATAGAACAAGGGTCCAACCCACATGGTTTGATCGTAAAGATGGATGGTTCTAAAATAGGACGTACTTTTTCTATGGATGCCAATGAGTGGTTGATGAAAACAATTACAGTAGAGCGTGGAGAAGGGGAGATTTTCGATTACGATGATGTGAAAATAGTTTTACACTCTATTTGTCAATATGGTAATACAAACCAAGAAGACATCGCATCAGTGATTTCTCTCTCGGTTCATTTTCAAGAGGCTTGTTCCGATGTTTCGATGGTTGCTCCAGCAAACAACTGGATTGTGAACAGTCATAACAAGGATGGACTACAAATTAAACTAGGTGACTTCGACGCTACTTTAAGTAAATTCCAAAAGTTTGTGTTGCAATATCGTCAAGGTTTAAATGGAGAGTGGATGAATATTCACACATTCTTTAAGAATCAAGAATTGCTTGAGGGTGCAAAACTATCAAATGGTATGGGAAGTGTAATCCCTGAAGGAGCTTCCACCTTAGAGTATACTTGGCCTATTCAGAATAGTGAGCGTGCGGAAGGAAATTACCAATTGCGTACTTTATCTTATTGTGAAAATAATATCTCTAACAGCTCAGAGGTGCTTGATGGAGTTAAAAAGATGAAAGTTCCTGTTGTATTTGGTACGCCGCAACCGAGTGATGGAATTCTTTCAATAGGCGAGTCGATGATGGTTTCATATACGGATGATGTCGTTAATGGTAGTCTTCATGCCACAATGTATGGAATGTTAAATAATACGATGTCTACTGCTGAGCAATTTCATGCAGTCTCTCTTCAGTTCAACGGTCCAGAAGTAATGAGCATCTCCAACCCTCACTTAAAAGATGGTTTTGCGATGGAATTTTGGATAAAAACGAATCAAGATGTCGATGGAGGAACTATTATCCTTCAAGGCAATCAAGATAGTTTTGATCAGAAAGTGTCGCTGAATAGTGATAACTGTGTGGAGTGGAAGTTAAGAGATCCTTCAAAAAAAGGAGACGATGCGTTTGTGGTAATCACTGCAAAGGAGCCTTGCAGCAAATCTTCATTCAAACGATACGCTCTTGTCTATGATAATAAATTAAGGGAGATGCGTTTATATGTGGATGGAAAATTAGACGTTCGTCAAGAGTCTATAAATATTCAATATGACTCGGATCGTAATATCGCCCTTGGAGAAGGATTGAAAGCTCAACTACATCATCTTCGTTTGTGGAGTGAGCCTATCGATGAAGTGAGCTTAGTAGAGACAAATTATAAGACGCTAAATTCAAGCACAAATCATTTATATGCTGCTTATCCAATGGATGAGGCATCTGGAGTTGTAGCGCACGATATTGTAAATAATAATCATGCATCAGTAACAGACAATTGGAGCCTCGCACAACAGGGATATAGTTGGAAATTTGATGGTAGTCATGCTCTCAGTATGGATCTAACAGAAGATATCTTGACAACAAAAGATAACTTTACACTTGAGTTCTGGTTCAAAGGAGAAGCACAGAGTGCCACACTATTTAATTTGATTAACGAGCGTACAGGAGATAGACGCAGTGATTGGGAAATCCAAAGTAAAATAGATGGAACATTACACTTCTTTTATAATGATAAGGATTATCCAATTTCAACCACTCCATTACTAAATAATCAATGGCACCATTTAGCAATGACCTTGGATCGAGCCAACCAGTTAAAATTCATTATCGACGGAGAGGTTCGTTATTCGAATTCTGAGGTGTCAGATATGGGTATCTTTTTTGGACCTACTGCATCATGGGGTGGAAAACGTTCCATGAATGATGATTTCACCTACCAAACAAATCATTTTTTCACTGGAAATATGGACGAAATACGATTGTGGCGTGGTGCTCGTAATGTAGAACAAATTCGTGCGTTTAGTTTCCTTAGGATGAATATGAAAACTCCTGGTTTAATTATGTACTATCCTTTCGAAAAAATATCCACTGCAGTTGGTGCTACGATAAATCCTTCACTATCCTCCGGGCTTTTGAATGATCCAATATTAAAGAATAATGGTTCTGATAGTTTTGACCATTATGATGTTCCTAAAATAATTCTCAATTCACCAAAACAATCAATTGATTGTGATTGTACGGTACGTGAAAATAAAGTTGTGGTGACACCTCCTGAAGGGGTCTCTTTACTAAAATTACAAAATCAAACATTCGAGATGTTTTTGGATGGCGTATATGATAAATATGGAAACCAAGCTTCGCCAACCTATTGGACTGTTCATTATGATATTAATAGCTTAAAGTGGAATATAGACAATGATAATATCGAAACCACCCGTGGAGAAGCGTATAGTGTAAAGTATAAGATCATAAATCGTGGGGCTACTAAATATAGCTTTACTATTGATAATATACCTTCTTATATAACAGTATCTCCTTCTAGTGGCACTGTTGCCGCAAATAGTTCGAAAGAGGTGACTGTATCTATTTCCGAAGATGCCAATATTGGAATCTCAGAAGAGGAACTTTTTGTTGTCGGTGAGGATGGAATGCGTGATGCTATTAAGCTGAACGTGAACATTAAGGAGAAAGCACCTGAATGGAACGTCAATGTAAAGGACTATGAATTCTCTATGAATATCGTAGGTAATATTATAATCAATGGCGTAACCTCACGAAACGTAAACGACAAGGTTGCTGTATTTGTTGGGAACCAATGTCGTGGTGTTGGAGAGATGACTTACAATAAAGAGCTAGATAGCTATCTTGTCTTCATGACTGTGTATTCGAATATGACTGATGACATGAAAGAGCCAATTCATCTCTTATTGTGGAATGCTTCCGAAGGTCGTATCATGGACGATATTTCACCAATGGATATGATATTCGAAATCAATGCAGTGAAAGGAAGTGCTAAAAACCCTATTCCATTGGAGGCGACAGATATATATCAAAACAGATATGAATTTGCTGCTGGTTGGAATTGGATGTCTGTAAACTTATTAGAAGGTAACACCTCTGATATACAAGAGATATTTAAGGATGCAACGTTGAATGTGAATAACCAGATTAAAGGTCAAGCTTCATTGCTTCAATATAATGAAGAGCACCGATGGGAAGGTAATATTTCATTCTTAGATGCAGATAAGATGTATATGGTTAAGTTAAATAACCCTGCTACAGTTACCATCAAAGGGAAACCTGTGTCTATAGATAAATCTATTGCATTGAAAAATGGATGGAACTGGATTGGTTATTATCCATCATACAATCTACCTATAAATAATGCCTTAGAAAACTATGTGGCAAATACTAGTGATGTGATTAAGACACAAGACCAGTTTGCAATATATGAAGAAGGTCTAGGATGGATTGGAACATTAAAAACAATGCGACCAAATAGAGGTTATAAGTTGAAGTGTTTAGGGGACGATGCAAGACTAAAATATCCGAGAAGATCTTACTCACATAACGCTTTACATAAGTCCGCCATGATATCTAAAGATTCAGAAATGAGTTTAGGATTCGGTATGCCTTGGACATGGTCTTTTAACAAACATGATTATAGTTCAAACATGAATGTGATTGCGGTTGTTGATGGACAGAAGATGATACAAAAAGGTGTGCACCTAGGTGCTTTTGTTCAGGATAAATGTGTTGGCGTTGCTGAGGGTGTTCGTGTCGGTCTACTCTCTGACACCTATTACTTTATGACTATCATGGGAGACATTACTCCAGAAATAGTCGAATTTCGTATGATCGATGGAATAACAGGAGAGAACTATGTTGCAAAAGAGAAAGTAACGTTCTCTAACAATCAAGTTCTTGGAAACATATCTGAACCTGTTACTCTTCATATGAAAATAGACAATAAGGATAAAAATATACAAGATAACTCCCTAAGAGAAGATGCGCTTCGTTGTTATCCTAATCCATTGCGTTCCGTTTCCAATATCGAGTATACGGTCTATGAAAGCGGTTCTATCATGCTTCGTGTAGTGGATATGCAGGGACGTGTAGTTTCTACATTATTAGAGCGTAATAATGATAGTGGAAAATACCATTTAGAGTGGGATGGAAAAGATGCCAATGGCGAGAGTCTTCCTTCTGGTGTGTATATCTTACAATATCTTGAGGGTGGTAGCACCAAAGATATGGAAACCATTCATATCATAAGATAA
- a CDS encoding T9SS type A sorting domain-containing protein, whose protein sequence is MYRLIVIIALLFSLRGVAAPPNWTVQIHKFEFSMTMIGTVEVDHIFMTQKDDMIAAFVGDECRGVSKIYVSSEKHVAYMIVYGNISYDDPDKVHFKVYDSNSDRVVDMNNLIDFKINGIFGSTPNPYLWSNTEQATSSEDNSFILEAFPNPSVHEVHIKLKNIEKKNVSVTLFNSEGIEMKRSSIDYWNDNITIDVSWLPSGVYIIVLETLGFIDKRKIIVQRK, encoded by the coding sequence ATGTATAGATTAATAGTAATAATAGCACTACTCTTCTCTTTGAGAGGAGTAGCTGCTCCTCCAAACTGGACAGTACAGATTCATAAATTCGAGTTCTCTATGACTATGATTGGAACTGTGGAGGTGGATCATATATTTATGACGCAAAAAGACGATATGATTGCTGCGTTTGTTGGAGATGAATGTAGGGGCGTGTCGAAAATATATGTAAGCAGTGAAAAACATGTAGCATATATGATAGTATATGGTAATATATCCTATGATGATCCCGATAAAGTTCATTTTAAAGTATATGATTCTAATTCCGATCGTGTCGTTGATATGAATAATTTGATTGACTTTAAGATCAATGGTATTTTTGGATCTACTCCAAATCCATACCTTTGGAGTAATACAGAGCAAGCTACTAGCTCTGAGGACAACTCTTTCATACTTGAAGCATTCCCAAACCCTTCTGTTCATGAAGTACATATTAAACTTAAAAATATAGAGAAGAAAAATGTCTCTGTAACCTTGTTCAATTCAGAAGGTATAGAGATGAAACGATCGTCTATCGATTATTGGAATGACAATATTACGATAGATGTTTCTTGGCTGCCTTCAGGGGTCTACATTATCGTGCTTGAAACATTAGGATTTATAGATAAACGAAAAATTATTGTACAACGTAAATAA